The nucleotide sequence AAAATTTTCCCATATTGTTCTGCAAacttaaaatattagaaaattatGTTACAAACAAGAACAACTGAAATGTTTAAGCGACTGATGACCAAGAGAAAGCCAtactttttcaaaatccttcaaaGGATTGGCCAAATCAATGTGAAGCAGATTCCCAAACAAAGGGAGAGGAGGAGGTCCAGGAGGAAAATTCTTTGGCCTCTGGATCCGGACGAGGAGGAAGACGAAGAAGATGCATGTCCACACAAGAATCAGAAAGCCCAGCATGCTGACTAGATGTCCAGCTGTTGTCCCTTTAGATACAATCAACTCAAATCACTAGTACATCGCCTATCTGAACAAATATTATGGCTGTGTTCCAGGAAAGATAAAATGAACCCAGGGAAACAAACACTGCTCACTGCTAAGTTTTTTAACTCTATCTCTTCAGTATACAGGAAATCATATATCCAGATTATTATGTTTATGAGCCAAAGGACcaattataaaagtaaatatgttttttatatctgctgtttaaaaaaattatgccattttgaatttaaaaatacttccttttttattttataactttaGTTTTTGTCAGTGTGTTGTAGTTAGTGCTGTCTAGTGGAATGTTCATGTTTAATGAAGGCACACTGCTGTTGGAAAGTTTGGGGACAGTACGATGTTTGTTGTGTAAAATAAGAAATGAATAAGTTTATTCAACATGGATGGATTAAATTGCTCataagtgacagtgaagacaaatgtgttgttctttttaacaatattcatcaaaaaatctttaaaaaaaaatggtattcacggtttccacaaaacattAGTCACAAAACATCAATATTAATAATCAgtaatgtttattgagcagcaaatcagcatattataattatttctgaaggatcacgtgacaacTAATTTTTTACTGTCATAAACAGCTGTTTTCAGAATAAGCCATtctgtagcattttcctttaaatgttaatgagctctgcagACCCCGCCCCTCACTCCCAGTTGGTCtcagagagactgtttacttaaGCCGCATTCATTGTTAAACTTGCTAATtaacacattattaggaaaggcgattttcaATGATTGAATGATTAGCGCCAAGATAGACACATGAAGGCAGATCGGGgcacattaaaaaacaaacgTACTTCACtgcgtcttcagcggctcagatgtcatgagtaaatgacgactgctattttcattattacatccaacaacaaaacacctcaatcgcttaggagaaattcttgtctacatctgctccagcTCTGAAACAATGgcagactgatgacagctcattCAGGGCGGTCTAAGGTAAGaggccagtccagtctgtgctgaaacactagcgtcaatcaaactatcgtgggaggggctGAGATCAGCTCATTTGAGGAAGGggtaaaggcccattcacacagagaatgataactataaagataacggtACTAGCGTTCACACCAGCGCATGATATTGTATGTTTATTCTAAGTGCACATGcatctgccgctttaaattctcaagctcattacagcaggattgattctgattggctgccaatgtttttatcattcatcagaaaACAAAtctttctgaaagtgattccaacaatatctttctctgtgcctttatctttAAAGTTGTGTTGTGGACTAGTttttaatattgagaatgatttttagaactatatctctatcgttatctttatagttattgtccttggtgtgaacgggccttaaaggttttaatagattaaaaaaaaaccctgggtGTATTTTCaccattatagggtggttgtgtacacacacactgccaacacacatttcagctcAAACTACTTgtaaagtgcatgtagcatccgatgacccctttaaaacgttattttaaattgtgaaaaaTACCACATCATTTAAACATAGATCTGTCAGAATCATCAGAATCTGACTGTCTCTCTGCATCTGATTGACATTATGATTTACTGTTTAACTCTCCCTCTATGTCTGATGTGCATTCTGTAAGGTTTGGGGGTGAGGGTGACCCCATACACTGGGGTGTAATCTGGTTCTCCCGCATCATCTGGCCACACAAACTGGAATCGGCGCAGCAGAGTGACCATTATCAGGAAGAGCTCCATACGTGCAAGACCCTCACCGAGACACACACGAGGACCTGTACAAGACACGTGCATATATGATTTACAAAACACGCTCACGCTAAACCTACACATGTTTCTGATTCTGAACCGTTACCTGCAGAAAAAGGCAGAAAGGCCTCAGGCTTCTCAAACTGGCCTTGCTCATTCAGGAAGTTGGCTGGGTTGAAATCATGAGGAAACTTCCATTGGCCTTCTTCTTTTAGTACAGAAGTAAGGTTGGGAATAACAAAGGTTCCCTAGAGAAGAAAAAGTCACAACATTATGATTTTAAAAGCATAAAACTCTCTTTATATGGAGGTTTCCTCACCTTTGGGATGCTGTAGCCCATCAGCTCTGTGTCTTTGGTGGTGCAGTGAAACACACTTAGTGGTACGGTGTTAGCCACTCGCTGAACCTCATGAATCACAGCCAGGGTGTACGGCATATTGTGTCTGTCTTCATATGATGCCTGATCTTTACCCTCCAGAACCTCATCGATCTCTTTTTGACATCTCTCTGGTGAAATAAAAAGTTGTTTTAAGTTTAAGGCCTTCATCTTATTAATAGAAGTTTtctgataaaaaacaaaacacagaccTTGAACCTCTGGATGGTTCATGAGATACAGAAAAGCAGTGAGGAGGGTGTTGGACGTGGTATCAGTCCCTGCAAAATGCAAATCGATAAGGTACCGGATAAGATGGGCTTCAGAAAATGAGGAACCATCGTTTCCTCTCTGGTGAAGTTAAAATAACCAATGATTAGAGCTAAGTACTACCATCTAAATCAGTTACACATACTAGAGAATACTAGAAAAAATACTAGAGATGCACTGTTATGGCCGATAACCGATAAATATTGGAAATgtatattgttttgtttaaataaattaaaaataaaacacaaaaaaacaataattttaaatgctacaattaAATttaggcagaggtggaaagagtacaaaaatattctactcaagtaaaagtaccattacattaatgaaattttacttaagtacaagtaaaagtaccagtctaaaaatcaactcaagtaaaagtaaaaagtagctcatttaaaatttactcagagtaaaaattacttagttacattttaacagtgggagggagtcaaaaatgggacaggccaagggtgtcaaactcagttcctggagggccacagtcctgcacagtttagatttaaccctaattaaacacacctgatccagctaatctaatcatttaggtttatttgaaaactacatgatatgtgtgctggagcaggaatagaactaaactctgcagggctatggccatccaggaactgagtttgacacccctgggataggtctattaatctcaaactagttgtttttaattaaaggaatcagttatttagaataataaaacatttgggctgttaccaggcaaatcagtatcaacaaactcatcttttaatgcagaggaaatgcagaagattcattggaagtggcatttagatgtattacactgtttagtgcaggacaagaatgcatttaacctgcagttacaaatgcatgaataatgttttgatatacaagacataaaatgttgaatactcatttgaaatgataaaaaattaattatttaaaaaaaatcaaaagatactttaaatgtgaaattaaaatggccagtatgtgtcagcaagtcactgttaataaatgagtcattgcgattgaaccgaatcatttaaacggttgattcattcaggaacgaaacactgtcacgttgctcagagacgcaaaactgtgctttggtggctgtgtttggaattattttctgttgtagaaatagagctaaaaaaggcaatatggtgtctaaaacgcaagtctcttaattaacttgtttactgaactgttatatatatgtatggatatattcatgatgatttttggaggaaaagacggccttctttgtgtgattttgatttaatatatgaaattatataaatatgtgaattttctgcccctatatcttcaattttgtgatcattctaaatgcattttaggagactgaatcacacagtgaaagaacgcactataaatgcgcgcacacatcattaaaacaaaaaaatatatatatataacttatatatacgatatatatagcacactcctcaccactgtctttttggctaatttgtgcaaaacctcttgctaaaatgtcaaagcttcatttttaccaccaatgcaacgatgcaattatttagcttacctctacattcttgcgaagggttgatgtcttgtcgagattttataagctgctagtttggtcttcctagggaagtacagcttacactgcataatagagcatacatgtggccaggggttcacttcatttccttcgagttcaacttcagaatatgacggggtttcgttttcagcggtgtctgcacaactaatgcctgttttgaccgtctgcatctttcttgtgattttagcgccagtttgccctcctgcccattatttactgacgtagtatCAAGGGagcgatttttatttatttttattttttttactcagtaattaatgtgttttaaaatgtagcgaagtacaaaactttaaacaaaatatacttaagtaaaagtaaaattacagatttaaaaaattactttaaaaagtattagtacacaaaaaagctactcaattacagtaacgcgagtaaatgtaattcgttactttccacctctgaatttAGGCATAGGCATATTAGCATTTAAAccgataatttattttaataaccaaTAAATAGTGAATATTACAATTCTataccatttttaaataaattacagataCTAGAAACAACTAATACTGATAAATTAAGAAAATCTCTAATATACGCGATAACCGATATCATAACAATATAGTGCATTCCTACAATATACCatcacagatgcacacacacacaccttatcaAGCTCATCCAAATAACAGTCAATGAAGTCTCTTGGCTCTCCTGGGACTCTTGTTTTTTTGTGCTCATTGACCAGTTGTGTGGTCATTTCTCTGGCCTTGTTGGCATTCGTGAAGGCCTTCTTAAAGGGCAAAGGCAGACATCTCACCATAGGAAATGTATCgtatatctgtaaaaaaaaaaaaaaaaaagttaaataaataaataaatatatatatatatatagatagagagagagagagagagagtgagagagagagagagaatttccctaaccctaactataaaataaaaatgtaaagtgctTTCAGACTTTTGCACTTCTCTGAATATGTTTTTTAATAGCtttgaatataataatttaaaagacaAACTGATAAAATGTCTCACCATGGCCCATGGCCCATTGGCAACCTTTGCATTCTCTGTATAGAGCCGAATGAAAAGCTTGAGGAATTCATCCTCATAATCATAACGAGATCCAAACAAAACAATGCAGATTATATTTGACGCAGCATTGTGGAACATAGTCTGAGGGTCAAAGGAGTTTCCTGCACAGACACAATATACATTGATCTGAATCTCAagtcaaaatgtacatttttgagtgaactgttcctgTAAGATACAGGTATGAAACAAAAATAAGCACATTATTACCAACTCTTTTTTCCAGTTTGGCAATAACGTGAGAAACCTCTCCCAGAATTCTCTCCTCCATTGACTGCTTCCCCAGGCCAAAGTTCCTCAGGGTCATCAGAGCAAAGCGTCTGTGTTCTTTCCAACTGGGGCCATAGTCAGACAAAATCACACCTGCGAAAATctgtaaatgtcatttattgGCCTCAATTATACTAAGTGTAATATTGGACAAGGCAGAAAATTGCTCTTTGGACTACAGAAAAGAGACAGAGTGAACAAGTTCACAAGGATATTGATTAACTGTAGTCTGTACAGAGGTACAAGAGTGAAGGTTCGTTTGCAAGTTAATTTACCGCCTTCTTTTGTAACATGGTTGACCATGAGATCCTGCGGTCGTCCTGCAAAGTCCACAGCCTTAGTAAGAAGAGCTTCCTTCAAAACCTCAAAACCATTAAGAACTACCCAAGGTTTAGTTCCCAGGTACAAGCTGTAAACTTTCCCATAGCGATCTGCAAGCTAAAATGTTTATCATTAAAACATTAGACTGCTTGCAGTTCAAAACAGCACCATATTTTTCAATGCAATAAGCATTTTTGGAATGTTGCAAGGATattcttcgttttttttttcaagatttaacATTAGCGATCCAGATTTAACATTAGCGATCGACAAAGTGTTAAAGAATGCAATACTGTACCCTCTCAAAGTCGTTCAAAGGATTGTTGATGTTTAGCTCCAACAAATTCCCGAATAATGGCAGGGGACGAGGTCCTGGAGGGAAGTTCTTAGGCCTCTGGATCTGGATGAAGAGGAACAGGAGGAAGGTGCACATCCACACCAGTATCAGAAAGCCCAGCATACTGACTGATGTAGCTCGGTAAAGTTGGCGAGATATTCACAGATTCGACTTTTCCGGATCAATAAATCATGagcaaacgtttttttttactatacagCTCGCAGTGATGTAGAAAAAAGCAACACGCTACCTTTCCTCCGCTCTTTAAAAAACACACTGATCTCAGTGAGCAGGCTTCTGACAGACAAATCCGAAGGGACCGTATGCGAAGTGCGAAACGCGAAAAATATTACTAATGAATTACTCAATAACTTCACCGTAACACGCTGTAgtgcaggggcgattctagggtcagagctttaggggtgctgagcacccaATGAGCCCCAATGCCTCCACCCACCCTCTTTTCATACGAAAtcaaaaaatatgtctattgaaaaataactttataattttaacattgattcaactaactccaaaaaaatttctttttttgagaccttttcaaaacaacagcttaattgtgagagttcacacagacagccccctgtaacaaacacaaaaccttcttcactcagctggttttcctgaccgttaactccatgtgcctccttttgtatcaacagtcatcagattggttacattagattcaactttattgtcattgaacaaagtaacaggtacttggacaacaaaatgtaattcatcttctgtaaattatttacaaatggccatctctaacatatctggatgcacgcctgtctgaactttcataaaccaatatgtcatcaataaataataataaaaaacaagcttcatatcaagagtcattttaaatgtctttattatttgttttattattattattgggcttagaaacttttttaaatgacaaattcctttcacaagagaagcttgtgagtttgaaataaataaataaaaaataaaagcaggggaccattgactagataagtaatttgatacaacagcagagggtttgcattatctgttactttaacttaactcttttcagcagaaaaaaaaaacaagacagaggtcttttttcttttaaagaattgtcgtatgtccattgctcactgccacacacacacagagagagagagagagagagagagagagagagagagtaatgctaggagttcaggagttaagcctggttcaggttaaatcctgtgtgtgatgaatgaataaatacagcaaaagaaaaacatgaaactttcttttattgtctagtttgatagtcagccacaactgaaaaataacagatataaatctaggaattaataacaattcttttaaaaagccacagtgagtgttttcagtgatacgtcgtttgttttcactcaaaacgccagggcttcatgtttccatgacgactgacgagaaaagacgcacgtgacgtcatgtttacatgactcccgagtattaaattaacgataaactttaacaacagagacacacgtacgcactacacaggtacgcagtttatttgtcgcgcttctgtttttgtttcacgctctagcagttaataacagaactgcatgcgtcttgcggaagaacattgtaaccgGCGTCATGTCCATAACCATGTCTCCGTTTATGACTATGGACGAGTCACCCAGGTCCTGTGCTACTCCACAGCGGCGGGGACCCGCcggactaaaatagtccgaaaataaacacttattatagatgtaccataGATTATAGATGTATAGAACCACCATGGTGGTTCAGGATACTGACTCCAGTATTCACCGATATGGTTTCGGAACTTAGTTGCATCATAACCgatcacaacactacatcacgggttctcactctgcgtatgtttcgcgctggatgacggtcgtgctgagcggtgcaggtacagaggagaagtagaagaagagaagaggatgacaccatttgctatgcgggggtgttttcattttcctcattaacacccacaaactacggagtatgttttggacattatttGACCGTGTAAATAATGCTCTAATTCTGGTTGTACTTCAGCACTTGAAAAAAGTTGCTTTTGCATATtctttatgattatttataatgaaaatatgaATCACCTTGTTATTGgacaaaatttatataaaaaccaTAACAATTATGCAAAAGCAACTGATTCAGCAGGAGAGCAGTGATATGTTACAGAAAAGTTCTTAacgatttttaataataaaaaagatcataTAAATATGTCATAACAATTAATTTATGAATAAGTGTTGTAGTACAGCAGGCAGgagagcagtgatgtgtgaactgaatttggtaAAGGTACAGTGTGTTACAGTAGTTATTAACTGTTTTGTCAAATAACATGaaattcttaaatatttaaaaaaaacaaaatcataaaaatcacacagaaacaaatattttcaaaacaattGTTGAAGTAAAACCATCAGGAGCGCAGAGATGTGTAAACTGAATTTGGAGAAAGTACAGTGTGTTACAGTGAAGCTATTGACAACTTTGTTCAATAACAATGAaggtaatgactttttttttcattttaaataatcgtaaattttttttaaaaaacagttattttcaaaaTAAGTGTTGTAGTATAACCACCAGgagagcagtgatgtgtgaactgaatttggaGAAAGTACAATGTGTTACAGTCCAGTTATTAACTACTTgacataataaaacaaatcatAACAAAATGTGTAAAAGCAGTTATTTTCTAAATACGTGTTGTAGTATAACCAGCAAGAGAGCAGTTATGTGTTAACTGAATTTAGTGACACTAGAGCATGTTGCTGTGAAGTTATTGAGTATTTTTTGCCTTTTGCACTTTGCAGACGGCCCCTTAAGTTATTTTCCTCAGACACCGGTGCATTGAGATCCGTGTATTTTGTATAGAGCGGAGTAAAGGTTGCTTTAAGGAAAACCTTCGTGTAGTTCGCTTTCTACATCACTACGAAATAAATGAGTAGTcaattgtatattaaaaaaatgttttgatcgGGATTTATTGATCTGGAAAAGTCAAATCTGTGAATATCTTGCCAACTTTACTGAACTACTAAAGTTCAGCTGTAAACTGCTATACTTTCACGGATAAACTCAGTAACACGAGCCCTCCTACTTCAAACACTCAACATTCTCAGGGAGCACGTTCCCTGAAGActcaaaattaatatattaataatgacaAATCCAAGACAGAGCTTCATTATTTTAAAGCACAGTGTAAATGTGAATGAGTTtatgtttctatctatctatctatctatctatctatctatctatctatctatctatctatctatctatctatctatctatctatctatctatctatctatctatctatctatcatttgaCTATGCAGCgggtaaaataaatattgaacatGTCacaatttttctcagtaaatatacttaaaaaggTGCTGTGGACAtaaaattttcaccagatgtcggtaACAACGAAAGTAATCCATTCATACAAAGAAAAACTAAAGAAGTAAGTACAAAAATTAAGTTCTAAGTTCATAAAGAAAGGGAGGAgcaaaaaggcatggaaagccaAGACACCAGCAGAAATATCTCAGTGATTAAAAATCAGTCCTGCCCCTtgtcagtggaaattaatatGAGTTTTTTCACTCCCAACTGATGGCCTATAAAAAGGTGTCTCATTACCAATGTGTCACACAGGAAACATTTCATGATGGGTAAAAGCAAAGAGCTCTCTTTTAAGACCTTCACAACTTTATTGTTGCAAAACATATGATGGCATTGGTTACAAAGGGATTTCTATACTTCTGAATGTTCCAGTGAGCACTTTTGGGGCCATAATCCGGAAGTGGAAAGAACATAATTTCACCATAATTATCAGAAGAGTTTTCTAAGAGCCAAGGACCACTTGTGGAGAGCTTCAGAAAGACCTGGAATTAGCAGGTACAATAGTTTCAAAGAAAACTATAAGTAATGCACTCAACCGACGTGGCCTGTATACACGCTCACCACGCAAGGCTCTACTGCTGAAGAAAAAGCATATTGAAGCTTTTTAAAAGTTTGCTGCACCACATTTAGACAACCCGGTGAAATACTGGGAGAATTGAGTCTGGTCCGATGAGACTAAAATTGAACTCTTTGGATGCCATAATACACACCATGTTTGGAGGTCAAAAGGCACCCAACATCACCTCAAAAATATCATTGTAGCACTGGCAAAATTCATATAATTGAAGGAACGATGAATGGGAAAATTTACCAGAAGATTATGAAGATGAAATAAGGGTGGACATTTCAGCATTATCCCAAACACACAAGAAAACTCTCATTtggtttcagagaaagaaagtAAAGCTGCTAGAATGGTCCAGCCAATCACCAGActtgaatccaatagaaaatctatggaaagAACTAAAGATTAGAGTTCATAGAATCTTCAAGATTTGATGACTGTTTGTGTCAGGGTTTTGCAttgtcactttgttttatgtttttgtttcttgtgtctaatgtcagcacatggccttgttagttattttctcggccatgtgctcctttagcccttcctccttgtttcctctttaccacaccctcgttagcctagttggtctaattttgctcacctgtccctcatgtattttcctccctatttatagtgcaccCTACACTTTTGCGTTTGCTGGTCTGTGGtcattctcactctctctgtctctggatGTGACTGAATCTACGTCCATGCCTCTttgtctggttggtcttgtgcccttgtctagatagtgatggcaaaatcgaggcctcgtgaaccaatgaaacagttgaaccaaatgtgccatattgtttcgaggcttcgaatcaatccgacacccgtctcaacggtgacacctagtggtcacttgcaggtgttgatctgaaacaaccttgacgagccattaaaaaaatgtgttgtttttttattattataatgttctaatatgtgaagcttgtaacctataggctcctcactgtgcataatgttattttggtcatgaaaaatgaatattaataaaagaaatcaagccacaatgtctcacttttttagagatttttattcaaaaatattaatttatctgctgtggaaggacttagcctacttctttttttacagataatttctccagcctttgaaaaaatcctctcacaagggacacttgttgctggcatacaaagatattttttgcaagaacatacaaatgaggaaagattactgctctctctttccagtaagttagtggatcatgagttctgggcaaatactgggcatcagctgtagcattgtgtatcatcttggtttgatggatgcgagtatcaaaaagttcccataaactgtcctgtgtttctactggtgttgatgttgatggtgatggtgatgatgatgggtgtgatgttgacatttctgggtctgaataaaaatgaaaacagcaattagtaacaaatcctaaactgatggcatatatgaaggatatattatattacatgattcagattacataacataacacagactgaaactgctcaccaggatttgtgtttgaacgcatcagtgaagcacactccagtgtgatatgcttttcagcttcctgggctttggcagcatttccaaatgccacatttttgaaccttgggtccagcagtgtagccagtgccaaggctctaaaactctcataacctccacatctggagtgcagaccttcttgcagatgtgagcctatgagccaaaacaggagaaacacatatttataataatgacaataatatgacagttatggccaatcacatgggtagtatggtcattgtggcctacctaattgaacagttgattcctgcgttgcatttccttttttctgtgcaagcttgtgctgcaacatcctgtacagtggtataagctttgaagcagacactctattttcctctgacatctctgttgttgcgagtttgaatggttgcagtattgacaatgattgttcaataatgtcataatc is from Carassius carassius chromosome 43, fCarCar2.1, whole genome shotgun sequence and encodes:
- the LOC132124935 gene encoding cytochrome P450 2F2-like, which encodes MLGFLILVWMCTFLLFLFIQIQRPKNFPPGPRPLPLFGNLLELNINNPLNDFERLADRYGKVYSLYLGTKPWVVLNGFEVLKEALLTKAVDFAGRPQDLMVNHVTKEGGVILSDYGPSWKEHRRFALMTLRNFGLGKQSMEERILGEVSHVIAKLEKRVGNSFDPQTMFHNAASNIICIVLFGSRYDYEDEFLKLFIRLYTENAKVANGPWAMIYDTFPMVRCLPLPFKKAFTNANKAREMTTQLVNEHKKTRVPGEPRDFIDCYLDELDKRGNDGSSFSEAHLIRYLIDLHFAGTDTTSNTLLTAFLYLMNHPEVQERCQKEIDEVLEGKDQASYEDRHNMPYTLAVIHEVQRVANTVPLSVFHCTTKDTELMGYSIPKGTFVIPNLTSVLKEEGQWKFPHDFNPANFLNEQGQFEKPEAFLPFSAGPRVCLGEGLARMELFLIMVTLLRRFQFVWPDDAGEPDYTPVYGVTLTPKPYRMHIRHRGRVKQ